The Amyelois transitella isolate CPQ chromosome 20, ilAmyTran1.1, whole genome shotgun sequence genome has a segment encoding these proteins:
- the LOC106131414 gene encoding spondin-2 — MYAKYIYTLFIFWTTFKVGHSEKCDQTPRNSRVGPSENNNLFSLTIETEKHYLEYLPDQTYVVTLKSHNNTRPFRWFMITAEDPNVDSNPYEIAPNPVDVGSLKILDTGLGRKSRYSEKCSVSVENTDNSNKYKIEIHWISPKPSDINQEVRLRAMVAENEEVWYSGEGDGNLTVLIKKDSSRAIDSPPTEPNPTCNLCSEARYEVIFEGKWSRLKHPYHYPSKPDENGYSHMVGASHDFDYTLWKAGHQASLGMQKLAEEGDISVLERSIIDSMNERYGTRTLIRGKRRHHPYMSEPSHAIFRVDRIHHLFSIAVAMRPSPDWFLGTSHFELCTMHGWLEQGQIPLYPWDVGTMDGVSYESKKSKSQIQDVIKRVEVGSFNKESPFYQMNLKELNPFAILKVKRLDVYPLVGEDCNDVQDEQETDGQEAEEEEKEESQDEPQVGESKQHYCRMSEWSEWSPCKSADGVCGRGQQIRTRSRLQNDLKDQDVWRYDSTAECEDPRTVENQFCFVNCY; from the exons AT GTATgccaaatacatatataccttaTTTATATTCTGGACAACTTTCAAAGTCGGTCATTCAGAAAAATGTGACCAAACTCCGAGGAACTCCAGAGTGGGGCCGAGTGAAAACAACAACTTATTTTCACTAACTATTGAAACTGAAAAACATTACCTGGAGTACTTGCCGGATCAGACCTATGTCG TGACCCTAAAGTCCCACAACAACACGCGCCCTTTCCGATGGTTCATGATAACCGCTGAGGACCCTAACGTGGACAGCAATCCTTACGAGATTGCCCCCAACCCGGTCGATGTCGGAAGCCTCAAGATTCTGGACACTGGACTTGGAAGGAAGTCCAGATACAGCGAGAAATGCTCTGTCTCTGTGGAGAACACGGATAATtctaataagtataaaattgag ATCCACTGGATATCCCCAAAACCGAGCGACATCAATCAAGAGGTCCGCCTGCGAGCCATGGTGGCGGAGAACGAAGAAGTCTGGTACTCCGGAGAAGGAGACGGGAACCTCACAGTCCTCATAAAGAAGGATAGCAGCCGAGCTATAGACAGCCCTCCCACAGAACCTAATCCGACTTGCAATTTGTGCAGCGAAGCAAGATATGAA gtAATCTTCGAAGGTAAATGGTCCAGACTGAAGCATCCTTATCACTACCCAAGTAAACCAGATGAGAATGGCTACAGTCACATGGTGGGTGCATCCCATGACTTCGACTATACTTTATGGAAGGCTGGACATCAGGCTTCCCTTGGAATGCAGAAATTGGCTGAAGAAGGGGATATTTCTGTTTTGGAGAGGTCTATTATTGATTCG ATGAATGAGAGATATGGCACCAGAACCTTGATCAGAGGAAAGAGACGCCATCATCCATACATGTCGGAGCCATCACACGCAATTTTCAGAGTGGATAGGATCCACCATCTCTTCTCCATAGCCGTGGCCATGAGACCCTCGCCTGATTGGTTCCTGGGGACCTCCCATTTTGAGCTGTGCACTATGCATGGATGGCTGGAACAGGGACAAATACCCCTGTATCCTTGGGACGTTGGAACAATGGATGGAGTGTCGTATGAG TCGAAAAAATCCAAATCACAAATTCAGGACGTCATCAAGAGAGTTGAAGTGGGATCCTTTAATAAAGAATCACCCTTCTACCAGATGAATTTGAAGGAACTGAATCCTTTCGCTATTCTCAAGGTTAAGAGACTAGATGTGTACCCACTAGTAGGGGAAGATTGCAATGATGTTCAAGATGAACAAGAGACTGATGGCCAAGAAGCTGAAGAGGAAGAAAAAGA GGAATCACAAGACGAACCTCAAGTGGGAGAATCAAAGCAGCACTACTGTCGAATGAGTGAATGGAGTGAGTGGTCTCCGTGCAAATCTGCTGACGGAGTCTGTGGTAGGGGTCAACAGATCAGAACACGCAGCCGGTTACAGAATGATCTTAAA GATCAAGACGTCTGGCGTTACGACtcaacagctgaatgtgaagATCCTAGAACGGTTGAAAACCAGTTTTGTTTCGtcaattgttattaa